A window from Dromaius novaehollandiae isolate bDroNov1 chromosome 1, bDroNov1.hap1, whole genome shotgun sequence encodes these proteins:
- the ING1 gene encoding inhibitor of growth protein 1 isoform X3, translating into MSHLSDFSFRESAFDQLGALQKEILKDLDDYYEKFKRETDAVQKRRMLHCIQRALIRSQELGDEKIQIVSQMVELVENRTRQVDSHVEQFETCQETNDTTGNSGKASQDKSKTETIAQAEKPNNKRSRRQRNNENRENASNNHDHDDITSGTPKEKKAKTSKKKKRSKAKAEREASPPDLPIDPNEPTYCLCNQVSYGEMIGCDNDECPIEWFHFSCVGLNHKPKGKWYCPKCRGENEKTMDKALEKSKKERAYNR; encoded by the exons ATGAGCCACTTGTCAGATTTCAGCTTCAGGGAATCTGCCTTTGATCAGCTTGGTGCATTACAAAAAG AGATCCTAAAGGACCTGGATGATTATTATGAAAAATTTAAACGAGAGACAGATGCCGTGCAGAAGAGAAGGATGTTGCACTGCATACAGAGAGCGTTAATTCGGAGTCAGGAGCTGGGAGACGAGAAGATCCAAATAGTCAGTCAGATGGTGGAGCTTGTTGAGAACAGAACTAGGCAAGTGGACAGTCATGTGGAACAGTTTGAAACTTGTCAAGAGACTAATGATACCACTGGAAACAGCGGGAAAGCCAGCCAAGATAAATCAAAGACTGAGACAATTGCTCAGGCTGAAAAGCCCAACAATAAGAGATCAAGGCggcaaagaaataatgaaaatcgAGAAAACGCTTCAAATAATCATGATCATGATGACATCACCTCAGGAACtccaaaggagaagaaagcaaaaacatcCAAGAAGAAGAAACGATCCAAGGCTAAAGCAGAGAGGGAAGCTTCTCCCCCAGATCTTCCTATTGATCCTAATGAGCCAACATACTGCTTATGCAACCAAGTCTCCTATGGAGAAATGATAGGATGCGATAATGATGAGTGCCCCATTGAGTGGTTTCACTTTTCGTGTGTGGGACTCAATCATAAACCAAAGGGCAAATGGTACTGCCCCAAATGTagaggagaaaatgagaaaactaTGGACAAGGCATTGGAGAAGTCTAAAAAAGAAAGGGCCTACAACAGGTAG
- the ING1 gene encoding inhibitor of growth protein 1 isoform X2 gives MTEHVSQAALSALQNSKPLELNISPAAALGEILKDLDDYYEKFKRETDAVQKRRMLHCIQRALIRSQELGDEKIQIVSQMVELVENRTRQVDSHVEQFETCQETNDTTGNSGKASQDKSKTETIAQAEKPNNKRSRRQRNNENRENASNNHDHDDITSGTPKEKKAKTSKKKKRSKAKAEREASPPDLPIDPNEPTYCLCNQVSYGEMIGCDNDECPIEWFHFSCVGLNHKPKGKWYCPKCRGENEKTMDKALEKSKKERAYNR, from the exons ATGACTGAACATGTGTCTCAGGCAGCACTCAGTGCTTTGCAAAATTCAAAACCGTTGGAATTGAACatttctcctgcagcagctctAGGAG AGATCCTAAAGGACCTGGATGATTATTATGAAAAATTTAAACGAGAGACAGATGCCGTGCAGAAGAGAAGGATGTTGCACTGCATACAGAGAGCGTTAATTCGGAGTCAGGAGCTGGGAGACGAGAAGATCCAAATAGTCAGTCAGATGGTGGAGCTTGTTGAGAACAGAACTAGGCAAGTGGACAGTCATGTGGAACAGTTTGAAACTTGTCAAGAGACTAATGATACCACTGGAAACAGCGGGAAAGCCAGCCAAGATAAATCAAAGACTGAGACAATTGCTCAGGCTGAAAAGCCCAACAATAAGAGATCAAGGCggcaaagaaataatgaaaatcgAGAAAACGCTTCAAATAATCATGATCATGATGACATCACCTCAGGAACtccaaaggagaagaaagcaaaaacatcCAAGAAGAAGAAACGATCCAAGGCTAAAGCAGAGAGGGAAGCTTCTCCCCCAGATCTTCCTATTGATCCTAATGAGCCAACATACTGCTTATGCAACCAAGTCTCCTATGGAGAAATGATAGGATGCGATAATGATGAGTGCCCCATTGAGTGGTTTCACTTTTCGTGTGTGGGACTCAATCATAAACCAAAGGGCAAATGGTACTGCCCCAAATGTagaggagaaaatgagaaaactaTGGACAAGGCATTGGAGAAGTCTAAAAAAGAAAGGGCCTACAACAGGTAG
- the ING1 gene encoding inhibitor of growth protein 1 isoform X1 — translation MKMLSPANGDQLHLVNYVEDYLDSIESMPFDLQRNVSLMREIDAKYQEILKDLDDYYEKFKRETDAVQKRRMLHCIQRALIRSQELGDEKIQIVSQMVELVENRTRQVDSHVEQFETCQETNDTTGNSGKASQDKSKTETIAQAEKPNNKRSRRQRNNENRENASNNHDHDDITSGTPKEKKAKTSKKKKRSKAKAEREASPPDLPIDPNEPTYCLCNQVSYGEMIGCDNDECPIEWFHFSCVGLNHKPKGKWYCPKCRGENEKTMDKALEKSKKERAYNR, via the exons ATGAAAATGTTGAGTCCTGCAAACGGAGACCAGCTTCACCTAGTGAACtatgtggaggattatctggactCCATCGAGTCTATGCCCTTCGATCTGCAGCGAAATGTCTCCTTGATGAGGGAAATTGACGCCAAATATCAAG AGATCCTAAAGGACCTGGATGATTATTATGAAAAATTTAAACGAGAGACAGATGCCGTGCAGAAGAGAAGGATGTTGCACTGCATACAGAGAGCGTTAATTCGGAGTCAGGAGCTGGGAGACGAGAAGATCCAAATAGTCAGTCAGATGGTGGAGCTTGTTGAGAACAGAACTAGGCAAGTGGACAGTCATGTGGAACAGTTTGAAACTTGTCAAGAGACTAATGATACCACTGGAAACAGCGGGAAAGCCAGCCAAGATAAATCAAAGACTGAGACAATTGCTCAGGCTGAAAAGCCCAACAATAAGAGATCAAGGCggcaaagaaataatgaaaatcgAGAAAACGCTTCAAATAATCATGATCATGATGACATCACCTCAGGAACtccaaaggagaagaaagcaaaaacatcCAAGAAGAAGAAACGATCCAAGGCTAAAGCAGAGAGGGAAGCTTCTCCCCCAGATCTTCCTATTGATCCTAATGAGCCAACATACTGCTTATGCAACCAAGTCTCCTATGGAGAAATGATAGGATGCGATAATGATGAGTGCCCCATTGAGTGGTTTCACTTTTCGTGTGTGGGACTCAATCATAAACCAAAGGGCAAATGGTACTGCCCCAAATGTagaggagaaaatgagaaaactaTGGACAAGGCATTGGAGAAGTCTAAAAAAGAAAGGGCCTACAACAGGTAG